From the Mycobacterium sp. DL592 genome, the window CGGCCTGCACGTCATCGCCGCCCGCCTGCCCGGCAACTGGGCGGGTATCTCGGCGATGAGCCTGTTCCTGCAGAAGCTGACCGGCTCGCGGGCGCCGACGCTGTTCATGGACAACGACCCGCAGACGGTCAAGGTGTTCGGCCGTACGAGCGCTCAGCAACTTCCGCCGGGCCGCGGACTGCTGGTCACCACTGACGGAGTGATGGAAGGACTGCTCGTCGGAACGCCGGACTGAGTGACTGGTTCGGGGTTAGCTGGCCTATCTGAGGACATAAGTCGACATAGGTTGCCAGCACACTCTACAATACGACAATATTGCAGGTCCGCCCTGTGATCACCAGAAGGAGAGCAACATGGTCCTGAATGTCAACTCCGCAGTTGTCGGTACCTCTGCGGCCACCGAGACCGGAATCAGCGCGGAAATGGGCGCTGCCACTGCCGCCGCCTCCGAGGCCCTGGTCGGCGTGATGCCGATGGGTGCAGACCTCGACTCCGTCGAGTTCGCCGCGGCGCTCAACGCCGCGGGTGCGACCTACATCGGGACCGCCAACGAGCATCTGGCCAACCGGGGGATGTTCGCCGGTTCCCAGAACCTGGCCGCCGCCACCTACACCGCCACCGACGTCATCAACAACGCCGCGCTGGGATTGGCCTGATCCGTGCCCGATCCCGCCTGGCCGTGCTCCTCGCCTGAAACCAACTACCTCCGGCTCGTCGGGCCGGGGGCGGCTGGCACGTCGACGACCATGGCCAACGGCGCGGCCTGGCAGGCCCTCATGGGCAGCCACGAGCTGGCCTTCTCGCTGTCCACGCTGAACACCGCCGTTACCTCGCTGAACTTCGAGGGCGTCGGCGGACTCAGCTCGACCAGCGCGGTGACCGGGCTCAACACCGCATTACAGCTGCTGGCCGGCTGGGTGCAGGAGAAGCCCCCGATCGCCGCCAGCGCCGTCGCGGCCTACGAGACCGCGGTCTCGTCGATGATCCCGGCCGAGGTGTCGATCGCGAACCGCACCGAACAGGCGACCGACGTCGCCATCAACCCGGCCGTCCTCGGCGCGCTGACCCCCGCCATCGTCGCCCTGGACACCGAGTATTTCGGCGAACACTGGCCGCACAACGCGGGAGCCGGCGCGGCCTACGGGGCTGCTCTCGCCGCGCTGGTGGCCGCACTGGCTGTCCCGCCGCCGTTCGCGCCGCTGGGAGCGTCCCCGGCCGCGCCCGCCACGGCGGCGGCCGCAGTCGCCCAGGCCGCCGGCACCACCGGCATGCAGGCCGCCTCGCAGGGCACCGGCCAGGTCACCCAGATGGCCGGCCAGACGGCCGCGGCCCCGGCCTCGGCGGCCGGCGAGATGGGCCAGATGAGCTCGGTGATGATGCAGCCGATGCAGGCCGCGATGGGCGCGATGCAACCTCTGATGGGCATGTTCCAGGCCCCGATGCAGGCCTTCCAGGGCTTGTCGAGCCTCCCGCAGTCGATGATGGGCTCCCTCGGCGGCATGTTCAACGGGATGAAAGCCGGCGACGCCGCGATGCCGGCGGCCGAGCTCGTCAAGGCGGGCGGCGCACCGGGACTCGGCGGGGGCGTCGGTGGCGGCGCCGGTGGTGGCGGTGGCGGCGGCGGTGGTTTCCCGGGCGCCGGGCTCACCAGCTACACCCGGCCCACCAGCAGCTTCGCCCCCGAAAGTGCCGGCAGGCCGACGTCACTCAAGACGGGTCTGCTCAGCGCGGCCGAACTGCGCGAGCCCACCGGAATGGGCGGCTCCGCGATGCCGATGTCACCTGCCCACGCCGGCATGCTGGCCCACGGCAAGGGCGAGGACAGCAAAGACGAGGTTGCCCACGCCCGCATCGTCTTGGACCGGGACCACCAGCGCGATTCCAGGCTCAGCTAATGAATCGGCGCAAGGAGGTGCGGCCGTCATCGTTTGCCAGCGGGTGAAGTGACAGCTGTTCGCCTGCACCCGATACTCGTCCACATCCCCGCCACGGGGCCGACCATCAGCAAAACGTAACTGAAAGGGAAGCACATGACGCTCGTCGTTACTCCGGAGGTGCTGCGCAGCACCCAGCAGGCCATCGAGTCCGCACTCGAGCACGCCACCGCGATCGCCAACGGATACCTCTCCAGCCATGAGGGCATCGGCTCGGCGGTCTGGGGTGGCCAGGCACAGCTGGCATCGGTGAACACCGCCGCGCAGATCAACCACGACCTTCAGCAGACGATCACCGGCGGCACCCGGCTGGCCCACGGCCTCAGCCAGGCCGCCTCGATGATGGAGCAGCACGAGGCCGACGCCGCCCACAGCCTCACCAGCTTCGCCGCCAACGCCTAACTCCCAGACCCACACTTACGGAAGGACATTCCCATGTCGGACAACATCACCTACAACCACGGCGGCGTCGCGGACTTCGCCTCCGAGGTCGGCTCCCGCTCGGCGCAGCTCATGGAGATCCACGACGACATCCAGCAGCGCACCAACGCAATCGCCGATTTCTTCCAGGGCAGCGCGGCCACCTCGTTCCACGAAGCGCAGATGCAGATGCTGCAGGGCCTGCAGGGCCTCATCGAGACGATGAACCAGCACGGCTCGACCATCAGCAACGTGAACGACAGCGCCCACCAGACCGACCTCATGATGGGCAACCTCTTCTAAACCGCAATCCGGCAGCGGGGCGCACGCTCGGTGCGCCCCTGCTGTCTGTCTTGGGAAAGCTATGTTGACGACGACAGTGGACGGCCTGTGGGTGCTGCAGGTGCTCTCGGGCATCGAGGTGCTCGCACCCGAACTCGGCCTGCGGCCACACCTGCCCAGCGTCGAGACCGAACAGCTGGCCCTGGCCCACCCGGTGGCCGACGAATTGCGTGCTGCCGGGGTGATCACCGACAGCGGCGGGGTGGACGAGGCAGTCCTGGAATGGCTCACCGTTCTATCCCGCCGCGACGTCGCGCTGCTCGTCTACGCCCAGACTCCCGCCCACGAGACCGAGCCGGAACGGGTTGTGCTGGCCCGTTTCGCCCAGTGGTGGGTCGCCCTCGAGCGCAACGGAATAATGGTGCGGCTCAGCAGCGCCGGCACGGCGACCTCCGAGGAGTCGGCGGGGGTGCTGATCACCGCACAGATCGATCGCCTGTGCGGGCAGATGAAGCCGGCCGCTCTGCGTCCGGTCACCCTCGACACCGCCGAATTGCTTGCCGCCGTTCATGATCGGGCCAGCCTGCGTACGTTCCTTATGGACAAGCGGCTCGACGGCGACCAGATCGCGACCCTGACGCTGGCCGCCGACACCGATCGCTCGGCACAGGCGTCGGTGGTGGCGATCCAGGCCGGGGTGGCAGGCGGGCCGGCCCGCTCCCACATCGACCAGGGCGCCGTCACCATCATCGACACCCCGCAGGGCCGGCTGGTGTCCGAGCATGTCAGCCGCGGCGGCACGTCGTGGATGATCGTCAGCCCCGGGTCCGCGGGAAACATCGCTTCGGCGGTGCAGAAGATGGTCCGACGCCTTCCGGCCGAGGACGAGTGGTACTCCCACAGAAAGGTTGTCTAGTGACGAATCCCTGGAACGAGCCGGGGCATTCCGCTGACCCCCGCGAACCGTTGCGCCGGGAACCCTTCGGCGCCCATCACCGTCAGCAGGACTCGGTGTCGGGAACGCTGCGCATCTCCGACATGGTGGCGCCGCGCAAGATCCCGCCCGGCTCGGGCTGGCGCAAATTCATCTACAACGCGTCGTTCAAGACGATCAACCTCGGAGAGTCACCGGCCGAACGGCACTACCGCGAACTCCGCGAGCGCATCCGCAGGCACATCCGCAAGCAGTACGTCATCGGCTTCGTCTCCGGCAAGGGTGGCGTCGGCAAGACCACGATGACCGCGAGCGTCGGCGCGATCTTCCGCGAGTGCCGCCCGGAGAACGTCGTGGCGATCGACGCCGCGCCCGGCTTCGGCACCCTGGCCGGCCGTATCGACGAGGCACCGCCCGGTGACTACTCGGCAGTGCTCAACGACACCGATGTCCAGGGGTATGCCGACATCCGGGAACACCTGGGACAGAACCAGATCGGGCTCGACGTGCTCGCGGGCAACCGCGTCTCGGATCAGCCGCGCCCGCTGGTGCCCGCGATGTTCAGCGGAGTGCTGTCCCGGCTGCGCCGCACCCACAACGTCATCCTTGTCGACACCGCCGACGACCTCGAACACCCGGTGATGAAAGCCGTCTTCGACGCCTGCGACACCCTGGTGTTCGTCTCCGGGCTCACCGCCGACACCTCGCTGCCGGTCACTCGCGCCATCGACCTGCTGCGTTCGATGGGCTACCACGAACTGGTGTCGCGCAGCATGGTGATCCTCAACGACAGCCGCAACAGCTACGACAAGGATGCCCGCGCCTACCTCACCGAGCGGTTCGGGCAGTCCGGCGCCACTGTCGAATTCATGCCGTACGACCCGCACCTGGCCAAGGGCGGCATCATCGATGCCCAGCACGAGCTGCAGAAGAAAACCCGGCTGCGGCTCTTCGAGATCACCGCGGCGCTGGCCGACAAGTACATTCCGGACGCCGACAGGCCACGCTGATGGCGAAGGTCTCCTTTCCGGCCCGCTGCGCCATCGCGGTCATCTGCGGGGACAACCTTGTCTCCCAGGTGTATCCGGCCTCCGTTCCTGTCGAGGTGTTCATCGACAACGTCGTCGAGCTGCTCAACGAGGAGTTGAAGCGGCGCGGCGTCGCGGCCCTGGACCCCGGTATCGCCTACGAGCTTCACCGCGCCAACGGAACTCGCCTGGATGTCACCAAGACCCTTGACGAACTCGGCGTCGAAGACGGCGCCACGCTGGTGCTGGTGCCTGCGCAGGAGGGCGAGTCCTTCGAGCCGCAGTACGAGTCGCTGTCCACCGGGCTCGCCCGGGTCGGAAAGCGATTGTTCGCACCGGTGACCGCCGAGACCGCGGCCCACACCGCACTGGCCGTGGTGGCGATGATCGCGCTGACAGTGCTGGGTCTGGCCGTCCACACCCGGCTCCACTCCGACTCGCTGATCCCCGCCGTGGTCACCGCGGTGCTCGGCCTGCTGTTCGCCGTCGGAACCCTGTCGGTGTGGCGCTGGTGGCCCGGCCGCATCGACCTGCTCAGCGGATTCGGTTGGCTGGCAGTGC encodes:
- a CDS encoding PPE domain-containing protein; the protein is MPDPAWPCSSPETNYLRLVGPGAAGTSTTMANGAAWQALMGSHELAFSLSTLNTAVTSLNFEGVGGLSSTSAVTGLNTALQLLAGWVQEKPPIAASAVAAYETAVSSMIPAEVSIANRTEQATDVAINPAVLGALTPAIVALDTEYFGEHWPHNAGAGAAYGAALAALVAALAVPPPFAPLGASPAAPATAAAAVAQAAGTTGMQAASQGTGQVTQMAGQTAAAPASAAGEMGQMSSVMMQPMQAAMGAMQPLMGMFQAPMQAFQGLSSLPQSMMGSLGGMFNGMKAGDAAMPAAELVKAGGAPGLGGGVGGGAGGGGGGGGGFPGAGLTSYTRPTSSFAPESAGRPTSLKTGLLSAAELREPTGMGGSAMPMSPAHAGMLAHGKGEDSKDEVAHARIVLDRDHQRDSRLS
- a CDS encoding ESX secretion-associated protein EspG gives rise to the protein MLTTTVDGLWVLQVLSGIEVLAPELGLRPHLPSVETEQLALAHPVADELRAAGVITDSGGVDEAVLEWLTVLSRRDVALLVYAQTPAHETEPERVVLARFAQWWVALERNGIMVRLSSAGTATSEESAGVLITAQIDRLCGQMKPAALRPVTLDTAELLAAVHDRASLRTFLMDKRLDGDQIATLTLAADTDRSAQASVVAIQAGVAGGPARSHIDQGAVTIIDTPQGRLVSEHVSRGGTSWMIVSPGSAGNIASAVQKMVRRLPAEDEWYSHRKVV
- a CDS encoding WXG100 family type VII secretion target, with translation MTLVVTPEVLRSTQQAIESALEHATAIANGYLSSHEGIGSAVWGGQAQLASVNTAAQINHDLQQTITGGTRLAHGLSQAASMMEQHEADAAHSLTSFAANA
- a CDS encoding MinD/ParA family protein, with the translated sequence MTNPWNEPGHSADPREPLRREPFGAHHRQQDSVSGTLRISDMVAPRKIPPGSGWRKFIYNASFKTINLGESPAERHYRELRERIRRHIRKQYVIGFVSGKGGVGKTTMTASVGAIFRECRPENVVAIDAAPGFGTLAGRIDEAPPGDYSAVLNDTDVQGYADIREHLGQNQIGLDVLAGNRVSDQPRPLVPAMFSGVLSRLRRTHNVILVDTADDLEHPVMKAVFDACDTLVFVSGLTADTSLPVTRAIDLLRSMGYHELVSRSMVILNDSRNSYDKDARAYLTERFGQSGATVEFMPYDPHLAKGGIIDAQHELQKKTRLRLFEITAALADKYIPDADRPR
- a CDS encoding PE domain-containing protein, with amino-acid sequence MVLNVNSAVVGTSAATETGISAEMGAATAAASEALVGVMPMGADLDSVEFAAALNAAGATYIGTANEHLANRGMFAGSQNLAAATYTATDVINNAALGLA
- a CDS encoding WXG100 family type VII secretion target is translated as MSDNITYNHGGVADFASEVGSRSAQLMEIHDDIQQRTNAIADFFQGSAATSFHEAQMQMLQGLQGLIETMNQHGSTISNVNDSAHQTDLMMGNLF